The following proteins are encoded in a genomic region of Dyadobacter sp. UC 10:
- a CDS encoding FG-GAP repeat domain-containing protein codes for MTTPKLTLMKHYFSGKAKIPYYALQLVILLLSCAKGEDENQRVEEKQLAGKYCGNCHLVPTPALLDKNTWLEHVLPAMAERLGIELLEGNMYLHNKQSAISSPDWQKLLKYYESLAPDSLQHHQQPFPEPLNSALFTLRKPTADSVTASTMVVKLDSSAGKVIVGVAGKPALLSYNRLLKKSLIGELLSPPVDVNLLVENKGKYMVTAMGGMRALDETRGQISLIGPDSGAGIIQISGDLIRPIETTPIDFNKDGLTDYLVCAFGHNLGGLYILRQLPDRTFQKIIVKEVPGATHATIRDFNHDGWPDVMTLFAHGDEGIWIFINDQKGGFSERNLLRFPPVYGSSSFQLVDLNSDGREDILYTAGDNSDYSRILKPYHGVYIFTDTGNLTFKQTFFYPVNGCTKAIAADFDEDGKMDFATIAFFADLKNKPFEKFLYFQQKRTDAPDFTPFTLPLDKLGRWICMDVEDWDGDGDKDIALGNFSSGFLNQQNVQPDWNVNLPFVILENNTAKTSAK; via the coding sequence ATGACCACTCCCAAGCTTACATTGATGAAACACTACTTTTCCGGTAAAGCTAAAATCCCATACTACGCTCTGCAATTGGTGATTCTACTACTGTCCTGCGCGAAGGGTGAAGACGAAAATCAAAGGGTAGAGGAAAAACAACTGGCTGGTAAATATTGTGGAAATTGCCACCTGGTACCTACCCCAGCGCTATTGGATAAGAACACCTGGCTGGAGCATGTACTTCCCGCCATGGCTGAACGGCTGGGAATTGAATTATTGGAAGGAAACATGTATCTCCACAACAAGCAATCCGCCATCTCTTCCCCTGACTGGCAAAAGCTCCTGAAATACTATGAATCGCTCGCTCCCGATTCGCTGCAACATCATCAGCAGCCTTTTCCTGAACCATTAAATAGCGCACTTTTTACTTTGCGTAAACCGACAGCAGATTCGGTGACAGCCAGTACGATGGTCGTTAAACTTGATTCGTCGGCTGGAAAAGTAATCGTGGGAGTTGCCGGAAAGCCAGCTTTGTTAAGTTATAATCGACTATTGAAGAAAAGCCTGATCGGTGAACTCCTGTCCCCGCCCGTGGACGTCAACCTTCTAGTTGAAAATAAAGGTAAATATATGGTTACCGCTATGGGCGGAATGCGCGCTCTTGACGAGACACGCGGCCAGATCTCACTGATTGGGCCTGACTCCGGTGCCGGAATAATTCAAATTTCCGGAGACCTGATACGTCCTATCGAAACCACACCGATAGATTTCAATAAAGACGGGCTGACCGACTATCTCGTTTGCGCCTTTGGCCACAATCTGGGGGGATTATATATCTTAAGGCAGCTACCGGACCGCACCTTTCAGAAAATAATTGTAAAGGAAGTACCCGGCGCAACGCATGCCACTATACGCGACTTCAATCACGATGGCTGGCCTGATGTTATGACGTTGTTTGCACATGGAGATGAAGGCATCTGGATCTTTATCAATGATCAAAAAGGCGGTTTCTCGGAACGTAACCTCCTCCGCTTTCCACCTGTCTATGGTTCGAGCAGCTTTCAACTGGTCGATTTGAACAGCGACGGAAGGGAAGATATACTTTATACAGCAGGCGACAACAGCGATTATTCAAGGATACTGAAACCCTACCACGGTGTTTATATCTTTACCGACACAGGAAATCTGACATTTAAACAAACATTCTTTTACCCGGTTAATGGCTGCACAAAAGCCATCGCCGCCGATTTCGACGAGGATGGAAAAATGGATTTTGCAACCATTGCATTCTTCGCCGATTTGAAAAACAAGCCCTTCGAAAAGTTTCTTTACTTCCAGCAAAAGCGGACCGATGCTCCGGATTTCACCCCGTTCACCCTGCCGCTCGACAAACTAGGCCGGTGGATCTGTATGGATGTGGAGGATTGGGACGGTGATGGCGACAAGGATATTGCATTGGGCAACTTTTCGAGCGGCTTTTTGAACCAACAAAATGTGCAACCTGACTGGAATGTAAACCTGCCGTTTGTGATTTTGGAAAACAATACAGCCAAAACTAGCGCTAAATAG
- a CDS encoding RagB/SusD family nutrient uptake outer membrane protein: protein MEKLISKGGVVILALLMLIGYSCKESFLEIPATGQLDEGQLATKKGIEGVLVSVYGQLNGRANRMASASNWVWGSIRGGDANKGTDPGDFSDINPIQRFEYQSTQGVIVDKWKGNYEGVARANLVMKLLGVAQTDVTDDDKKRIGAEARFLRGHYYFDLKRGFNNTPYVDETVDYGTGIEKVPNTSDLWPMIEADMKFAYENLPETQTAAGRINKWGAAAYLAKVYMYQKKFAEAKALYDLIIASGKTTNGKKYALVPRFQDAFKAANDNNPESVFAIQAAANTGSVNNANPDFDLNWPYNTGPNGPGNCCGFFSPSFELVNSFRTDANGLPLLDGSYNVGSNEVKSDMGVKSDAAFTPDAGRLDPRLDHSVGRRGIPYLDWIDHPGADWIRNQANAGPYSPKKYAYYKSDVGSLQDNSSWTPGYTAINVNIIRFADVLLMAAEAEIEVGSLEKAREYTNMIRERASLPASFVKKGAANAANYVIGLYKTPWASKDDARKAVRFERKLELSGEGHRFYDLVRWGTAATDINAYLTYESKKLSGALGGAKFTPNKNEYLPLPQEQIDLVGKDVLVQNPGY, encoded by the coding sequence ATGGAAAAATTAATATCAAAGGGTGGGGTAGTTATTTTGGCGCTTTTAATGCTGATTGGCTATTCCTGCAAGGAGAGCTTTTTGGAAATACCTGCAACGGGACAGCTGGATGAAGGCCAGTTGGCAACGAAAAAAGGGATAGAGGGAGTGCTTGTCTCGGTTTATGGGCAGTTGAATGGCCGGGCTAACAGGATGGCGAGTGCGAGTAACTGGGTCTGGGGAAGCATCCGCGGCGGGGACGCCAACAAAGGGACTGACCCGGGCGATTTCAGTGACATCAACCCAATCCAGCGCTTTGAGTATCAATCCACTCAGGGTGTGATTGTCGACAAGTGGAAGGGGAACTACGAGGGAGTAGCCCGTGCAAACCTGGTGATGAAATTATTGGGAGTTGCGCAAACCGATGTAACCGATGATGATAAGAAACGCATCGGAGCCGAGGCCAGATTTTTAAGAGGCCATTATTACTTCGATCTGAAACGCGGCTTTAACAACACGCCTTACGTAGATGAAACGGTGGATTACGGAACCGGGATCGAGAAGGTGCCCAATACCTCGGATCTGTGGCCGATGATTGAGGCAGATATGAAGTTTGCCTACGAGAATCTGCCTGAAACGCAAACTGCGGCAGGTCGCATCAACAAGTGGGGTGCAGCGGCTTATCTGGCAAAAGTGTATATGTACCAGAAAAAGTTCGCCGAAGCAAAAGCACTTTACGATTTGATCATTGCGAGCGGTAAAACGACTAATGGTAAAAAGTATGCGCTGGTTCCGCGTTTTCAGGATGCATTTAAAGCCGCAAATGATAATAATCCGGAGTCGGTTTTTGCGATTCAGGCGGCCGCAAACACAGGAAGTGTGAACAATGCTAACCCTGACTTTGACCTCAACTGGCCTTACAACACCGGTCCGAACGGGCCTGGTAACTGCTGCGGGTTCTTTTCGCCTAGCTTTGAGCTTGTCAACTCGTTCCGTACAGATGCAAACGGCCTTCCTTTGCTGGACGGTTCTTACAATGTAGGTTCGAATGAAGTGAAATCGGACATGGGTGTCAAGAGCGATGCTGCATTCACGCCCGACGCCGGCCGCCTCGATCCGCGTCTGGACCACTCCGTAGGCCGTCGTGGTATCCCGTACCTCGACTGGATAGACCATCCGGGCGCAGATTGGATTAGGAACCAGGCGAATGCAGGACCTTATTCACCGAAAAAATATGCTTACTATAAATCGGATGTAGGTTCGTTGCAGGATAACAGTTCCTGGACACCGGGTTACACAGCGATCAATGTGAATATTATTCGTTTTGCTGATGTATTGCTGATGGCGGCAGAAGCTGAAATCGAAGTGGGCTCTTTGGAAAAAGCGCGCGAATACACCAATATGATCCGGGAGAGGGCTTCTTTGCCTGCGAGTTTTGTGAAAAAAGGTGCTGCGAATGCTGCAAACTATGTAATTGGTTTGTACAAGACGCCGTGGGCATCCAAGGACGACGCACGTAAAGCTGTCAGGTTCGAGAGAAAACTTGAATTGTCAGGGGAAGGCCACCGCTTTTACGACCTGGTTCGCTGGGGTACTGCTGCAACCGATATCAATGCTTATCTAACTTACGAAAGTAAAAAGCTGAGCGGTGCCCTGGGCGGTGCGAAATTCACTCCGAACAAAAACGAATATCTGCCGTTGCCACAAGAACAAATTGACCTCGTTGGAAAAGATGTCCTGGTTCAGAACCCGGGTTACTAG
- a CDS encoding carboxypeptidase-like regulatory domain-containing protein: MRLLLRIEYLNCCKRFGFSCLSLLIVMQATAQTGTVTLVGKVTDEKTGKPLPFANVFINNSSIGTNADENGNYKLPNLTIGNLEMAVSFLGYETVKQTLRFEQPGTKTVMFKLREGMELKGVTIYAKKDKKRERYLKIITRELLGTNKFSKQCKILNPEVLRISMEDDGHLTAQTVSPLIIENYALGYRIHQDLDEFDYFNPTLYYGGSTRFEHLKPKDNAQKILWRSNQKIAYQGSLKHLIASMVSDSLQEHGFRVYQEIPDSLRIFKSVRVQNGYNTIKNHLHNRIEQVRGVRLVQPGQLETERLIVSGTRLEIFNMRKKSRSPYADMPFSYTQINFPSGYMVVTPQGWVVMPMGYQISGELGKDRFANLLPADWKRED; encoded by the coding sequence ATGCGGCTGCTTCTTAGGATTGAATATTTAAATTGCTGTAAACGGTTTGGATTTTCCTGCCTGTCGCTGCTGATCGTTATGCAGGCGACTGCGCAAACTGGTACGGTTACACTGGTTGGAAAAGTTACCGACGAGAAAACGGGGAAGCCGCTGCCTTTTGCAAATGTTTTTATCAATAATTCTTCAATAGGAACTAATGCTGACGAAAATGGCAATTACAAACTCCCTAATCTGACGATCGGTAACCTGGAAATGGCGGTCTCCTTTCTCGGCTATGAAACCGTCAAGCAAACACTTCGTTTCGAGCAGCCGGGTACTAAAACGGTGATGTTCAAATTACGCGAGGGGATGGAGTTGAAGGGGGTTACCATTTACGCTAAAAAAGACAAGAAGCGCGAACGGTATTTGAAAATTATTACCCGTGAGTTGCTGGGCACCAACAAGTTCAGTAAGCAATGCAAAATCCTGAATCCGGAGGTACTCCGCATTTCAATGGAAGATGACGGGCATTTGACAGCGCAGACGGTGAGCCCGCTGATCATTGAGAATTATGCACTGGGTTACCGAATTCATCAGGATCTGGACGAATTCGACTACTTTAACCCAACCCTCTATTACGGCGGCAGTACCCGGTTCGAACACTTGAAGCCAAAGGACAATGCACAGAAAATTTTGTGGCGAAGTAATCAAAAGATCGCATACCAGGGATCGCTTAAGCACCTGATCGCCAGTATGGTCTCGGATAGTTTGCAGGAACATGGTTTCAGGGTTTACCAGGAAATCCCCGATTCGCTCCGCATTTTCAAATCTGTCAGGGTCCAAAACGGCTATAACACAATCAAAAACCACCTGCATAACCGCATTGAACAGGTGAGGGGCGTTCGGCTGGTACAGCCTGGCCAGCTGGAAACGGAGCGCCTGATCGTATCCGGTACGAGGCTTGAGATATTCAATATGCGCAAAAAGAGCCGGTCGCCTTATGCTGATATGCCATTTTCATACACACAGATCAATTTCCCGAGTGGCTATATGGTCGTCACGCCGCAGGGTTGGGTAGTAATGCCGATGGGCTATCAGATTTCCGGCGAGCTTGGCAAAGACCGTTTTGCAAACCTGCTTCCCGCCGACTGGAAACGCGAAGACTAG
- a CDS encoding SusC/RagA family TonB-linked outer membrane protein produces MKRIYKNSAWSAFFYFMLSFATIAVAQDRKVTGKVTDVAGVGIPGATVVVKGTQSGTNTNADGEFSMNVASPNATLIISFVGYKTQEVLVGNQTSLDIKMDDDVSALEEVIVTGYTVDSRRETTGAVSTVKSKDLTATPSGNVEQQLQGRVAGVTVITNGQPGTTSQIRVRGFGAFGGNEPLYVVDGVPTGSTDFLNPDDIESTTVLKDAAAASIYGARAANGVIVYTTKKGAKKAKKLSITYDGLFGFTTPGKGQPMLNPQEQADWTWQAIRNDAFQGDSLPKFNNVASGQYGSGDKPVLPDYINVGGATGVRGTLDLEAERKKYNVNPAAGTIYQVVRANKQGTDWYDAITRNAPLQRHTLGFSGGGENSRVYAGFSVQDQKGILKNNSFKRYAFRINSEFDVLKNVRIGQNAQFTYLQVLGLNGGAGGQGVASEENDILSAFRMPSIIPIYDEFGGYAGTAAKGFNNPRNPVASRDGLKDNNAFAGNGFGNFYAEVDVIPGLTLRSSIGGQYSNYASRGFNRLQYENSENNSAFGYNEGSGHRFSWTFTNTLNFKKQLGLHSIDVLLGQEALNTGVGKNQNSSGLNPFSTDINYINMNNVGSRIVGSDFYKGVNFYSLFARANYTFNDKYILTGVVRRDGSSRFGSNNRYGVFPAFSAAWRMSSEEFMKSIPFITELKIRGGYGLMGNSNNVDPNNQYSLYGASLGQSSYDLNGTNSSALEGYYRTRIGNKDAKWETSITKNIGIDATLLKGKLDIIVDFWQKDTKDLLFQVPVTATAGYDAAVPSVNVGKMSNKGIDLQIITRGRISNDLGYEVNFTAGILKNNIESLAPGIEYLTVNPDFRGIKPIRNQIGYSISSFYGYNVVGLFKDDAEVDAAATQEGAAPGRFRYEDINGDGAITTEDRTYLGSPVPKFTGGINLRFTYKGFDLETYMYTSVGNKIFNVSKWFTDFYPSFTGAAVSSRVKDSWLPDRTNTETPIFESTSNFSTNTQANSFYVEDGTFFRMQNVTIGYTLPGNLLSKIRMQKVRVFASTNNLFTVTKYQGLDPGVGGSADTNFGIDLGNYPITRSYTVGINLGF; encoded by the coding sequence ATGAAAAGAATCTACAAGAACTCCGCATGGAGTGCCTTCTTCTACTTCATGCTAAGTTTTGCAACGATTGCTGTTGCACAAGATCGAAAAGTTACCGGGAAAGTCACTGATGTCGCAGGGGTTGGTATCCCGGGAGCAACCGTAGTGGTCAAAGGTACACAGAGCGGAACCAACACAAATGCAGACGGCGAATTCTCGATGAACGTTGCGTCGCCGAATGCGACATTGATCATCAGCTTCGTTGGTTACAAAACCCAGGAAGTGCTGGTAGGGAACCAGACCTCTCTCGACATTAAAATGGACGACGACGTGTCTGCGCTGGAAGAAGTGATTGTAACTGGTTATACCGTCGACAGCCGCCGTGAAACAACAGGAGCGGTTTCGACCGTCAAATCCAAAGACCTTACCGCAACACCATCCGGTAATGTGGAACAACAACTACAGGGACGGGTTGCCGGTGTTACCGTGATCACAAACGGACAGCCGGGAACCACCAGCCAGATCCGCGTACGTGGCTTTGGAGCTTTTGGAGGTAATGAGCCACTTTATGTAGTTGACGGGGTCCCGACAGGTTCTACAGATTTTCTTAATCCGGACGACATTGAATCCACTACCGTACTGAAAGATGCAGCAGCAGCATCCATTTATGGAGCCCGCGCTGCGAACGGGGTAATTGTTTACACCACTAAAAAAGGAGCCAAGAAAGCCAAGAAATTATCCATCACTTACGATGGGCTTTTCGGTTTTACTACCCCGGGGAAAGGCCAGCCCATGCTGAACCCTCAGGAGCAAGCCGACTGGACCTGGCAGGCAATCCGGAACGATGCATTTCAGGGCGATTCTCTTCCTAAATTCAACAATGTAGCAAGTGGCCAGTACGGTTCGGGCGATAAACCGGTTTTACCTGACTACATCAACGTAGGCGGTGCCACCGGTGTACGCGGCACGCTGGATCTGGAAGCAGAAAGAAAGAAATACAATGTGAACCCTGCGGCTGGTACTATTTATCAGGTGGTTAGGGCGAATAAGCAAGGTACAGACTGGTATGATGCAATTACCCGGAATGCCCCTCTTCAGCGCCATACACTCGGATTTTCCGGTGGCGGCGAGAACAGCCGTGTTTATGCGGGATTCAGTGTTCAGGATCAGAAAGGTATCCTGAAGAACAATAGCTTCAAGCGCTATGCTTTCCGTATCAACTCCGAATTCGATGTCTTGAAAAATGTGAGGATAGGGCAGAATGCTCAATTTACTTACCTGCAGGTGCTTGGCCTCAATGGTGGTGCCGGCGGACAGGGCGTTGCGTCGGAGGAAAATGATATTCTTTCAGCCTTTCGTATGCCCTCGATCATTCCGATTTATGACGAGTTTGGAGGGTACGCTGGTACTGCTGCCAAAGGATTCAACAACCCGAGAAACCCGGTGGCTAGCCGCGACGGGTTGAAAGATAATAATGCATTTGCAGGAAACGGTTTTGGTAATTTCTATGCAGAAGTCGATGTGATCCCGGGCCTTACTCTAAGATCGAGCATTGGCGGGCAATACAGTAATTACGCCAGCCGCGGTTTTAACCGGCTACAGTACGAAAACTCTGAGAATAACTCGGCATTCGGGTATAACGAAGGGTCAGGGCACCGTTTCTCCTGGACATTTACCAATACTTTGAACTTCAAAAAGCAGTTGGGACTGCATAGTATAGACGTGTTACTGGGTCAGGAAGCGTTGAACACGGGAGTTGGTAAAAATCAGAATTCTTCCGGTTTAAATCCTTTCTCAACGGATATCAACTACATTAACATGAACAATGTAGGATCCAGGATCGTAGGCAGCGATTTTTATAAAGGCGTAAATTTCTACTCCCTTTTCGCAAGAGCCAACTATACTTTCAATGACAAGTATATCCTGACCGGTGTTGTTCGTCGCGACGGATCTTCCAGATTCGGATCCAACAACCGTTACGGTGTATTTCCCGCGTTCTCAGCTGCATGGAGAATGTCTTCGGAAGAATTCATGAAAAGCATTCCGTTTATTACAGAGCTGAAAATCAGGGGTGGATATGGTTTGATGGGTAACTCCAATAACGTTGACCCGAATAATCAGTACAGCTTATATGGTGCGAGCCTGGGTCAATCTTCCTACGATTTGAACGGTACCAACTCTAGTGCGCTGGAAGGCTATTACCGGACACGCATCGGAAACAAGGATGCGAAATGGGAAACCAGTATCACAAAGAACATCGGTATCGACGCCACATTGCTGAAAGGTAAGCTGGATATTATCGTGGATTTCTGGCAAAAAGATACCAAAGACCTGTTATTCCAAGTTCCGGTGACGGCTACTGCCGGATATGATGCGGCTGTTCCTTCGGTGAACGTGGGTAAAATGTCAAACAAAGGAATTGACCTTCAAATCATCACCCGCGGCCGCATTTCAAATGACCTGGGGTACGAAGTCAATTTTACTGCCGGTATTCTTAAAAACAACATTGAATCTCTGGCGCCAGGTATTGAATATCTGACCGTTAACCCTGATTTCCGCGGAATCAAGCCGATCAGAAACCAGATTGGTTATTCGATCTCTTCTTTCTACGGGTACAATGTAGTTGGTTTGTTCAAGGATGATGCAGAAGTGGACGCGGCTGCCACACAGGAAGGCGCTGCACCTGGGCGCTTCCGGTATGAAGATATTAATGGCGACGGTGCGATTACTACCGAAGACCGTACTTACCTGGGTAGCCCGGTTCCGAAATTCACAGGTGGTATCAACCTCCGGTTTACTTACAAAGGGTTTGATCTGGAAACCTATATGTACACGTCGGTTGGTAATAAAATTTTCAACGTCTCGAAATGGTTTACCGATTTCTATCCCTCGTTTACGGGAGCGGCGGTCAGCTCACGCGTGAAAGATTCCTGGTTGCCAGACCGTACAAACACGGAAACGCCGATTTTTGAAAGCACTTCCAATTTCAGTACCAACACACAGGCTAACTCTTTTTATGTGGAGGACGGTACTTTCTTCAGAATGCAGAACGTGACTATCGGCTACACATTACCTGGTAACCTTTTGAGCAAAATCCGCATGCAGAAGGTTCGCGTGTTTGCTTCTACCAACAACCTGTTCACGGTGACCAAATACCAGGGACTTGATCCGGGTGTAGGCGGAAGTGCGGATACTAACTTCGGTATCGACCTGGGTAACTACCCTATTACAAGAAGCTATACAGTTGGAATCAATTTGGGCTTTTAA
- a CDS encoding SusD/RagB family nutrient-binding outer membrane lipoprotein, producing the protein MKNIKRLWIICVPIILLTGCNNYLDINVDPTLKADATMQELLPTAQFYTGEASYQQAYVACQYSQQLGNAIGEDGIDTYAETDNTLGWSNMYLYVVPQLNAIISKGGSEDAPVYVGVAKVLMAYNLGIATVNWENVPYSQADQKNFSPAYDTQEQIYGTIQKLLDEAIVELAKNTGTLPSSDDLIYNGDAAKWTRLAYSLKARYAMHLSLKNPQQAAQAAIAALEKGMTGNADDFQLQYNSKNLNPWYSRVAIPNTTSNLSVTFTNTFVNLMNGTVQGIEDPRLPKVISLKNNQTVYAGVVPGSGSGSTVDLTAKAWHSNINSPLVMMTYSETAAIKAEALFLLNGGTPTSTGTSAAGYGAYLEMISSNMKKVGVTDADIAKYLAAAPVNVSAAKLTAKHIITEKFKSMLLIGDIWTDIRKYSYLDFPMPVKPNPDLGGSRIQRMRYPDSEITRNSKTVQANQKDPEMPMWWMSK; encoded by the coding sequence ATGAAAAATATCAAAAGACTTTGGATAATCTGCGTCCCGATCATTCTGCTCACGGGCTGCAATAATTACCTCGATATCAACGTCGATCCAACGCTCAAAGCGGACGCGACCATGCAGGAGTTGCTTCCGACTGCCCAATTCTACACCGGCGAGGCGAGTTATCAGCAGGCGTATGTTGCTTGTCAATACTCGCAACAATTGGGAAACGCAATTGGTGAAGACGGGATCGACACTTACGCAGAGACCGATAATACCCTCGGCTGGTCGAACATGTACTTATATGTGGTTCCTCAGTTGAACGCAATCATTTCAAAAGGCGGGAGCGAAGATGCGCCGGTATATGTCGGCGTTGCGAAGGTACTGATGGCCTACAACCTGGGTATTGCGACAGTCAACTGGGAGAATGTACCCTATTCGCAGGCTGATCAAAAGAACTTTTCGCCCGCTTACGACACGCAGGAACAGATCTACGGGACTATTCAGAAATTGCTCGACGAGGCAATTGTCGAACTCGCCAAAAACACCGGTACCCTGCCTTCATCGGACGATTTGATCTACAATGGTGATGCGGCAAAATGGACCCGGCTGGCTTATTCTCTAAAAGCGCGCTATGCCATGCATTTGTCCCTCAAAAACCCGCAGCAAGCCGCGCAGGCAGCAATAGCCGCCCTGGAAAAAGGCATGACAGGGAATGCGGACGATTTTCAGTTACAATACAATTCCAAAAACCTGAACCCCTGGTACAGCCGGGTCGCGATACCGAACACGACCAGCAACTTGTCGGTCACTTTTACTAATACATTTGTCAATCTGATGAATGGGACCGTACAGGGGATCGAGGATCCGAGGTTACCGAAAGTAATTTCGTTGAAAAACAACCAGACGGTATACGCCGGTGTGGTACCGGGATCCGGGAGCGGCTCCACCGTCGATCTGACCGCGAAAGCCTGGCATTCGAACATCAATTCACCTCTGGTGATGATGACTTACTCGGAAACTGCCGCCATTAAGGCCGAGGCGCTTTTCCTTTTAAACGGAGGAACGCCCACTTCCACCGGGACGTCGGCAGCAGGGTACGGGGCTTACCTGGAAATGATATCTTCCAATATGAAAAAGGTAGGCGTAACGGATGCTGACATTGCCAAATACCTGGCTGCGGCGCCGGTGAATGTAAGTGCGGCAAAACTGACTGCGAAGCACATTATCACCGAAAAATTTAAATCGATGCTTTTGATTGGGGATATCTGGACGGATATCAGGAAATACAGTTACCTCGATTTTCCAATGCCGGTCAAGCCCAATCCCGACCTGGGCGGAAGCCGTATTCAGCGGATGCGCTACCCGGATTCTGAGATTACGAGGAACTCTAAAACAGTTCAGGCTAACCAGAAAGACCCGGAAATGCCGATGTGGTGGATGTCCAAATAA